Within the Terriglobales bacterium genome, the region TCCTGGCTGGGGTTCTGCACGGGCTTGGCCCCGACCACTTGGCTGCCATCACCGCGTTCGGGGCCGCCAGCGGCCGCTTCGGCCGCCTGACCTTCTTCTCTCTCCGCTTCGCCGCCGGACATGCGTTCGTGATCCTTCTGGCAGGTCTTGCGGCATTCTTCGGCCTGCACCTGGTTCCTCCGGCATGGGGACGTGGGTTTGAACTCGGTGCCGGCGGACTGCTCGTCGTCGCGGGCTTCGCGCTGCTCGCTGGCCTGCTCACGGGACGCCTCGTAGTGCACGCTCACCCTCACGATCACGCGGCTGGCCGGCATGGGCACTACCACCTCCATCTGTTTGGTCGCAGTGGCCATGCCCATGCGCACGGCAGGTTCGCCGCTCTTCTGGGTGCCTTGTTCGCCTTGGGTGGAACGCGCTCGCTGCTGGCTATCGCGCCCATCGCTCTTTCCGCCACCATAGCCGAATCGCTGCTGCGCATCGGCGCCTTTGCCTTCGGGATCGTCATCACCATGGTGGCCTACGGATGGCTGGCGGGCGGTGCTGTGAATCGGTTTTCGCGGCCCTCTGGCAGCCTCCTTCCGCAGCGCGCGGCTTGTGCGCTGGCTGGCGGATTTTCCGTAGCGGCTGGGCTGTTCACCATCCTTTCCGGTCTGCGGGGCTAGCCGATGCCCGGTTCCTCCCCGGCAGGGAAGAGCCTCCGCATCGCCATCGATACCGGCGGCACCTTCACCGATTGCGTTTGGATCAGCGATGGGATGGTGCGCGTCTTGAAGGTTTTTTCCACGCCTTCCGATCCCTCCCGAGCCATCGTCCAGGCCCTGCGCCAGATTCTTCACCGCAACCATCGTTTCCTGCTCCTGCACGGCACTACCGTCGGAACCAATACTTTGCTCGAGCGCAAGGGCGCCCGCGTCGTCTTCGTCACCACGGAGGGCTTCGAGGATGCGCTCGAGATCGGCCGCCAGGCTCGGCCGCGTCTCTATGACTTCTTCTTCGATCGTGTTGAGCCGCTGGTTCCCGCCGAGCGAAGGCTGGGCGTGCCGGAGCGCACGGCGGTCGATGGCGCTGTTCTTCGCCGGCCCTCACCCAAGCAACTGCGGGAGTTGGCTGCCCGGGCGTCGCGCCTCAAACCGCAGGCCATCGCCCTGTCGCTCTTGTTTTCCTTCGCCAATCCTGCCAACGAGCAGGCGACGGCGACCGCGCTCAGGAAACTGAAGGCTCCCCTCTCAATCTCGCATCGCATCCTGCCCGAATTTCGGGAATATGAGCGCGCCAGTACCGTGGTGGTGAATGCCTACTTGCAACCCGTCCTGGAGCGTTATCTGGGCAATCTGCAAAAGCGGGTGTTGCGCCTGCCCCAGGCGAGGGCCGCCAAATTCTTTGTGATGCAGTCCAGCGGCGGTATTACCGCGATGTCCGCGGCCGCGCGCGAGCCGGTCCGGACCGTCCTTTCTGGTCCCGCCGGTGGCGTCGTGGGGGCTGCAGCCGTTGCTCGGCGCAGCGGATTCGAGAACATCATTACCTTCGACATGGGAGGCACATCCACCGATGTCGCGTTGGTGGAAGGCGCTCCCCGCACCATGAGCGAGGCTGAGGTCGCCGGGCTTCCCGTTCGCGTGCCCATGCTCGATATCCATACCGTAGGCGCGGGCGGCGGCAGCCAGGCGCGCTTTGATGCCGCCGGTGCGCTGCACGTAGGTCCGGAATCGGCCGGTGCCGATCCCGGCCCCATCTGTTACGGTCGTGGCCTCCAGCCCACCGTCACCGATGCCAACCTGCTGCTGGGCCGGCTGCTCCCCGACCGCTTTCTCGGAGGCACGTTCCGGCTCGACCGACGACGGATCGAGCGCATCCTCCGCACATGGCTGCGCCGCGCCGGCTCCTCGCTCAACCTGGAGGAGTTCGCCGCCGGTGTGGTTCGGGTGGTGAACGCGAACATGGAAAAGGCCATCCGCGTGGTCTCGATCGAACGAGGCTATGACCCGCGCCAGTTCACGCTGGTGGCTTTCGGCGGCGCCGGCGCTATGCACGCCTGCGAACTGGCGCGCGCGCTTGCCATTCCCCGCGTCCTGGTGCCGCCGTCGCCCGGAGCGCTCAGTGCTTTCGGGATTTTGACCAGCGACGTAGTCAAGGACTCTTCCCGTACGGTCCTCTGGCGGGTGAACGCCCGCCCTCCCTCGGAGCTCTTGCGCCGTGAGTTCTTGCGGATGGAGCAAGCCGCAGGGCAGGACTTTCGCCGGGAGGGCTGGTCCCAACCACCGCGATTCCAGCGCTCGCTGGATGTCCGCTACCGTGGCCAGGGATATGAGTTGAATGTGCCGGCTACCGAGGATTGGCTCCCTGCGTTTCATCGTCAGCACCAGCGCCGCTACGGCTACGCCCATCCCGG harbors:
- a CDS encoding hydantoinase/oxoprolinase family protein; translated protein: MPGSSPAGKSLRIAIDTGGTFTDCVWISDGMVRVLKVFSTPSDPSRAIVQALRQILHRNHRFLLLHGTTVGTNTLLERKGARVVFVTTEGFEDALEIGRQARPRLYDFFFDRVEPLVPAERRLGVPERTAVDGAVLRRPSPKQLRELAARASRLKPQAIALSLLFSFANPANEQATATALRKLKAPLSISHRILPEFREYERASTVVVNAYLQPVLERYLGNLQKRVLRLPQARAAKFFVMQSSGGITAMSAAAREPVRTVLSGPAGGVVGAAAVARRSGFENIITFDMGGTSTDVALVEGAPRTMSEAEVAGLPVRVPMLDIHTVGAGGGSQARFDAAGALHVGPESAGADPGPICYGRGLQPTVTDANLLLGRLLPDRFLGGTFRLDRRRIERILRTWLRRAGSSLNLEEFAAGVVRVVNANMEKAIRVVSIERGYDPRQFTLVAFGGAGAMHACELARALAIPRVLVPPSPGALSAFGILTSDVVKDSSRTVLWRVNARPPSELLRREFLRMEQAAGQDFRREGWSQPPRFQRSLDVRYRGQGYELNVPATEDWLPAFHRQHQRRYGYAHPGREVEIVTLRLRATLPTLAQVVHTPAAQPSRKAAGTTSTFFDGRFTRTRIYERAGLSVGRVYSGPAIVTEYSATTVVPPGMRFLVDRAGCLVIRTK